GGTGAGAACTGGCTGTGCGAACCATTGAGGATCAGGCTTCATTCCTTTGTAAAAGTAGGTCTCTATCCGACCGCACCTCACACTCATAGACATAACTGGGGAAACTTCTAGCAtaccacctccaccagcaggtACACACTAGACATTCAGGCTCGACAGGTGGAGACTGAAGAATAAAGAGTTTATCAAGACTCTTTCAGTAGCCCCAGCTTCCGCAACGCCTCTCGGCGCGAGTCGTCCGTCGCCCCCCGTCCAGAAAACTGCACAGTGATGCCTTGGGGACGAAACATGGAGCCAGATCTCCGCTTGTGATCAGGGGACAAGGCACGCTCTGCTGCTTTCTGGGGACTAACAGCGCCGTGGTAAGAGTGCCTTGGAGGTCTTGTGGCTGGGGTCGGGGCCGGAGCTTTCAAATTCCTTGCTGGGCTCTTTGAAGGGCGATTCAACCCAGTGGAGGGGTTGATGGTTAGACTCTTTCCTCCATAACTGTTGAGCTCAGTGGGTAGCAGCTCTGATTTGGCAGGAAAGGTTTGACTCTTGTCTATATGGGAGCTGAGGATGTCGGGTAGGTCGCTCCTGGTCCCCGCTGGAACAGGGATCATGACTTTGGTTTTTCCACCATAATTGTTGAACTCACTGGGATTAGCCAGCACAGGTGGAAGGACTTTGGGTTCAACGGTTGCTGGAGGGGTTGCAGGTTCACTCCTGGAGGAAGCAGATGGGTTGACCACTATAGATTTCCCTCCATAGCTGTTAAATTCCAGTGAGGTGACCTCAGGTGGAGGGGAGACAGGTGCCTTGGTTTCCAATGGAGGTGGGTAGTAGCTGCTCTGTGTGACTGCTGGAGGTGAGGGGCTCGGTTGGGGGTTTCTATATTCACGGCTCTTGAGGGAATTTGTCCGCAGGATCTCTGATTTTCTGTCCATGTAAATCTGGCTCTGACGTGGTGGCGTAACATTGGCTTCTGGCAGTTTGGTGCTAATTTCTGTTGTCGGGGGAACACTAGCCTCCAGAGGTTTGGCACTTGTTTCTGCGCCTGTGAGAGGATCCGGAGAGGTGCTGTCAGGGGTGACGAGGAGCGACATACCTCCAGACATGGCTCGATTTCTGGTCAGGCCCAGCTTCGACAGGGCCTCCATCCTTGATTTGTCCGGTGTGGGGTCCTTGAAGGAAATGCTGCGTCTGGGTACATTTCGAGCCTTTTGTTCCATGACTGGCTGAGGATCTTCCTGCAGCAGAGGGTGTGACCCTGTGAGATTTGCCAGCATCTGCGCCTGTCTCTCCTGGATGTTCACATTAGCCAGTGACTGGGTCTGGTGTTCCTTGTTGCCGAGGATCACACTGATGTTGGCAGGAAAGCGGGTAGGCTTAGTAGAGGTAGGAGGACCGTGTTTAACAGGAAGATCGGTGCTGTAGCTCGGTGACTTTTCGGACTCTGTGCTGGACTGGCGGAGGACGGAGGAAGGCATGAAGTTTGAGGTTCCACCTGCCTGGTTCTCGGCTATCTTCTGCGCAATCAGGACTGGGGTGGGGATACTTCCTGGAGGGTGGTAGGAGGGGTGGCTGTCTGTCAGCCCATAACTGCCACTTGGTAAAGCAGGGTTGTACTCTGATGGCAAGCTGTCCATTGGATCACGTCTTGGCTTTATCTCGAAGTGGCTTTCAGGAGTTGGCATCATACTCTGAAAATCTGGGAAGAACAAATTGCAAAGTGAAGAATCTTCAGTTACCTCCAGGGCTGTAATTACTGCAGTTACTGTTGAAAATATACCATGGTGAGTATTTCACAGGCTAATTCCAGTAATTTTAAACTTGATGTATTGAAATGATTactgtcaaaaaataaataaaggattcTGTCCTGTACTAGACCACAATTTAACTTTGAAACAGTATTCAGACCTTTAGATTGCGAATACTTATTTTATGAGTCTATACTTTCCCAATAATTTTTCTAGAAGGTTTCTTGGTACtaattacagagaaaacagagttgAAGTTCTGTGACAGTTTTTTGAGTCTGAGTTTCATTAGTTGAGTTGAGCGGTTGTTGATTGGTTAGGTATTTCCTTGAAACTGCTAcacttaaataaaatgtattataatTGAGCACCTGTAGtagtaaaatgcaaaaaaaaaaaatgggtctGGTGAGTTGAGGGGTTGTTGGGGCTCTTTGATTTATAAACTTCCAGAATCCTGGCTATGGCCCTGCATACAAGAACCAACTGCTGTATGATACCTGGACTGGTGGGATTGAAGCTTGAGTCTTTGGTCTGCACCAAATCCGGTTCCGGGCGGACCAGGTCTATAATATCTTGGTCTTTGGGACTCGGATGTCTGGCCAGGAGGGAGGACACAATGACACTTGTGTTGGGACTTGAACATAGGGGTCCATCAACCTCTTCGACAGGACTGCTGCTACTTGCGGGGGGCTTCACCTGGCCAGGCCTCCGGTTGTTCTCCTCTAGACTATCCTCCAATGAGTCGATTGTTTCCTCGAAGAACTGCAGGCACTCTTGCTCCTCCTGGCTCAGAAACTGCAGCGCATCGTCTTCCTGTCAAGGCCAAGAAACAGTAGGAAACCAGTTGACATGGTGTAATTTCATTAGTCATTTTAACTTTTACGATGCACATACAGCTATCTTGCTTTTGTCAGAGTGGTTCTGAGGCTGTTTCCAGTTAATTTACAGTCCATCATCAGTCACGCTACCATGAATTACCATGGATACAGAGTATACACAACAACATCTTTTTAGATTAGTATTTCACAAAGTGTAATATTTACTCTTAATATTTACACAGGGAGGGGAGATTACTTGCAACGGACGGAAACTGGATTTTAAATCTGGAAATAATCTggattatatttgtttttaaaaaatgtaatgttttccaCAAACAATATAAAGTTGGATCGGTAGAATATATTGGTCAAACGTTGAGGCTGGATTAGCAGCTGGGCAAAATGATCAAGGTTAactgcattttattattatactgttgctacgcctgtcaagctttctgTTCTTGCAGTTTTTATGCAGTTTATAATGGCGATTATAGTGTTAGCACTCAAAATTCTTAGTAATAAAGACAATAGGTCCTTGTTTTTCGcacagaagtaaacaaaaatCTTTTCTACTCAGCAACCGTTGGattagctgtagctagctagtTATTTAAGATAACGTTAGCTCCACGAGTTGGCGGAAAATGCCATCTCTGGCTGACTTCTTAATGTTTCAAGCTTTTTCCTGTTCAAGATGACTCGTAACATGAAGCCTGTAAAGGCGTCGTTTGGAAATATGTACTTGGGGTCTCATGATATTATCAAAGAcatgaggctaaagctaacacgTCCTAGGCAAAGACGTTCTTGTATTGCAGTGTAGGGCCATTTGGTTCAGGTATTACAAGCAAGATAAGGAAAAATATTATTTCTAGCCCTCTTTAGCTGCTTAGCTGACACTTGGACAAGCAAGACAAAAGTTATATTTAATCTTTATTGCTcaaattttcacttttagcATTAAGAAGGCTTTTATGATGGTGGCTAACGATGTGTTTAGCAGCCATAAATCAGTCTCAGTTGATGATCCAATgaaggacagagctgctaacgttagcatacACTCTGTAGCACAGAAGCACCACATTGGTCTTGGCTCCTCATCACTGAGCCCATGTTGAACCATCCGCTAAGACTTTCTCATACAGTAGTCATGTGTATGCGGCGAACACAGGCCCGCTTGTTCCTGCGTCCCAACCCTCCGGACTTCTTTCCCACCCTATATTTAGCTGAACTGCTCCTCTCTTTTGGGCTTCACCTGCACAGTTACCTGTCCTGCTCCACACAGTGCAGCCACTGACAAATGACACAATGGGCTATCCAGTAACAGCCCAGCGCCTATTGATTTAGCTCCTCCACCATGAGGTCTTTTTCAGTCCCGATAAAGATCGAGTCCACCTATTTAAGCCAAACCACATGGCTGTAGGGAAAAGGTAATCCATCCCCTGTAACAATGTGTAATAGACTTAAAAAATAAGCGGTGGTGGACGTATGAACTGACAGCCGCAAAGACAAACTACcacattacaagtaaaagtacaacatgTAAAACCTAATCGAGCAAGTATTTggacaaaataatcttaactgGACCTTTCAAACATCTCCATGGCTCCATTCACTGATTAAAACCGTGAGACGATGCAGAAAATCTAGTTTGTGGACCTTgatttaagattattttgtcaagctgaaaaatgttgttttcttgcaTACTTCCtaaaaagttgacattttggagaaacaaacagataCTGATAACAGCGAgtctggttctgtccaaagttcaaacaCAGACCTACCAGAACCTCTGAAGTTCATTAATTTACATGTTGAagcatgtttgtttaatctgtgagagaaaacaggcGGCTATTTCTTGGCCGGGACCAGAGTTCATTTTTGCACTTCAGTTTTTGCaaagattaaataaacaagacatgatgtgttaattaatgagctctAGAGGTGCTGGGAGGTGGATGTTGTTACCTctggacacagccaggctagcactttccctctgtttccagtctttatgctaagctaaattaGCCAGCTGCTGGATGAGAAAACTCAGGGTTTGTTACGTGAATTTACAGTTTTGAGGCAAAAGTGAAGTAACTTAAAGTTTCCAGTTTAACTGCAGCACTTGGACAACAGAGTGTTTTGATCACAGGTTGTGTTTTACTACAATTACACACCACCAGGCTGAAGGAAGCTGCCTATTTGAGCTATTTCAAGGTGATGACCTTCAGCTGAGGGTCGACGTGACAAACAGGGCTTGCTGCTGACATCAGTGTTTCGAAAAGTGCCACAACAAGGTAACTGTAGGTAACACACAAAGGCGCCTGCAGCAACACCCAGCTGAAACCAATACGAGATAAACACTGATCTGCTGGTTTCAGCTGGACTGAATTGTGTCTATTGTGGTGAAGCAGCTCAGGACCTAGAAAACTGCAGCTTAACCGGTTCGGCCATGCTGGTTGTTGATAATGAATGTCATCCCCAAGGCATGTGAAGGGATTAAGTTGTTGAGCAGGTGTAATTTCTCAGCGTCTGTGATGACTGGGTGCTTTGTGTAAACACAGCGCAGAGCCTCAGACAGGGTGAAGTACAGTTAGAATAATCAGCTGTTCATCTGATACCGTACtgagtgtgtttactgtgtttaacAGGACAATAGAACAATACTGCTCTATACTCAGGCTGACCGAACAAATTATGTGTAATTATTGAACCCTGCGTCCTCTATCCAGCACAATCATACCAAGAGTAGTCCCACAGTGGCCATTAAATGggctttatttacatttttattcttgctggTAATGATCTAAAAGAAACTTGCAGGAAGAGTTCGACAGTTTTGGAAATACACTCAATGTGCTGAGATGTATGcttaatatgaagctgcagctggttagcttagcttagcatcaagactggaaacaggtagCTTGGCTGATTACACGTCCTGTTTGTTATGTGGCAGATTTTTTCTTGGCTGTGAGCAGAAACTTACTGAAGTCTCTGCAGGTAAACTGCCTGGcacactcacagtgacagtcacagccctgcttccagtctttatgctaagctaagctaactggctgcaaGCTTCAGCCTCGTGTTTTCAGCAGACAGATAGGAGAGTGGCACGTTAAACCTTAATTTCATGAACATTATTATAAGCTGTGCTTggatttattgatgtttttacatttccatCTACTTTTAGTGTAATTTCTGAATGTTTAAAAAGCATGTTACATTCGACCCGCTGGGATGTGAAGCTGTTACAGAGCTCaatggatgtaaactgcaagGATCCACACATAAAGAACACGTGCCGTCCTGCAAAATGATGTACAAGAAAATCAGTATTGATTAACCTGGTTTTTAAATACTTACGCCTGGCCTGGAGTTTCGGCCGGCGCCCCCGTTGACCCTGTAGTGGAGCTGAGGGTTGGCCTGCAGACGGAGGTCCATGGTGcgagggtcagaggtcagctggcATGTGGACATCTCATGGAGGGTCCGGTGTTGCTGTGCGGCACTACGACAAAACAAGAATCACATCTGGTCTCGCGCTGAACAATCATCCAAAATTCTTTCCAACGAGAGcctggagacacagagggggGAGGCGACGTGTCTTCAGCTGATGTTTAACTGACGGCAGGAGGAGGTCAAACAAGGTCAGAGCAAAATAAAAGGAAGTTTATGATAAAATCATCTGGGATCATCCTCTGGTGGCTGGAAGCTGCGTGTCTAAAGCAGAGGTacaggaagtattcagatccttaaGTAAATTACACAAAGTACAGAAGAAGTATCATGAAAGTGTAttaaaagcatcaaaagtaTTCATTAGGACCCCTGTGAGTGATATATTACTATATATTACATCAGTGTTAGAGCAGCATTTGACTGCTGTAGCTGCTTGAGGTGACACTACTTTGAATTGAAGGGTCACGGATGAAACTGAGGGGTCCTGAGATGATtaataaaggagaaaagaagaaaaacaaaattattttcatgttttttgctctaatctttgcttttttgtgaaaaatCTGGGTGTTTTACTTCTTTGAGCCTCAAACAGTTCATTAAATAAAaggggaaatgtctctttggtggaatTAAAAACTCCTGgacatataaaacatgacaaGGGGCCATAAACCAGCAGTTTAATTGTGAACAATGTACTTTATTTTCTCAGCTGATTGagtgtttctttgtgtgaaaTAACTCCAGTATGTCTGTCAGTTGTAAAAAGGTCAATATTTCCATCTCAAATGGGGAGTTTAGTTATaatgtagcataaaatggaaacactcaagtaaagtacttcagaatgagtaaatgtactcagttacttgTCTCTGAGGGCTTACAGcgtcacagcagagagacacacctGATGGACAGGTTGACCTGGAACAGGTAGCTGCAGAACaggctcctgcagcagaaactACTGACCACATTCCTCTCTAACGCTGCTCCGATAAAAgacttcagcagaaaaaaaaataaaggttccTCGTTGAGGTTCGAGGCCAAAGCAGAGCCTACGAGAGAAACGGCTGAAGATACGATGAGGTGataagaggaggtggaggaatcTGTCTGCAGCCACAACTTCATTCACAACCTTAGAGCAGAATAAATCAGTGGGTAAAACCAGACCCAGGTCCTGGATCAGCGCAGCACTGAGGATGAGTAAAGAAGTTAAATTTACCCGGTAACACATGATGTCACCATCAAACCCAAGATGTGCTGGTTTTGACTGAGTGTTCATTTTAGTTCAATTAGTGTACAAAAGAAACCAACAAAGGTCTTTTGTACCAGgtgtcatgtttttctttgatatttctctttctgttaTTTGACTCCAGTGTTTCTGTTAGATTCTCTTTGGGTTATTCAACAAAACCCATAAACgcttatttttaaaacattcacTGGGCCgtcaaacaaaagctgctatttTAACCCGCGTTAGACTCAACAACCTCAAAATTCTCACAAATCCATCATCAGCTGTACAAAACGACGTGTGTGTGACATTCAAAACTGtgacataatgtgtttttttaagacattcatctttgtcttttttctagTAAAATACGGTTTAGTTTTAGCTCTGCAGGCAGTGAAAGATCTGATAAAGTAAAAATTACAGCTCATAGAAACAtgactttgttctgttttaagGGTCACAGACCAAAGAGGTTGGAAAGTGACTTGCTAAATAATGCTAAATAAATCTTTCTCATAGGTCTAATCAGTGCATTTGCAATAATACAGCATGTTTGCAGTTTACCTCAGGATACACCACATATTTCCACTTTTTATATATGGCGGAATAAATGTTCTGtacatgaagagaaaacagatgatGCAAAGTCTTCACACACTAacccacacacactaacacttCATCCATATATTtagctttgtttgtgttatatTACATCATATTTTTCGATATGTGGCCTGTATTTGTTCATGTAtgttcacactgacatcaccGTAGCAGAAAAGTGATGCTTACTGTAGGAGATCATTTGCAGAACAGTGTTAGTAGAAGAATTGGCAGAACTATcttagaaaagaaagaagaaaaggagtaATATGAGGATATTTATACGCAGTGACTCACCGAACAACTCCACAGATCAGTCATGTTAACTCATCAAAGGGCCTTTGGTTTTCTCCTCAGAGAGGCAGCATCAACATGAACTCTTCTCTAACAGTGCGCCCGCCTCGCGCTGCTGCTCCGCTCCTGGAGACCTCCGCGTGCGTAATGACACCACGGCGGCACATGACGCACCAGTTAAAGCCACCAAGAAACCCCGCCCACATCCTTCAGgagggtgtgtgcgtgcgtgcgtgcgtgcgtgtgttgtCATTCAGGTGTGTGAACAAGTGCTGGGAGTTGACTGTAGTGACACAGTGGAAAgttatctcacacacacccacctcaGTTTCATTAGGATAGGTTCAGGAACAGTGGGACATTTAACCTTTATCCTATTTTAACTGATTTAACctacaagatttttttttttttttttttactttattctgaAAGCCACAACACAACTTGTCACTGAGTGACAATAATAATGTGTAATAAATTCAGAGAGATATGGTATTATTTGGCGTTTGTTAAGGGAAAGTGGACCAGCACAAGTACTGTACGAAAGTACAAAtatgaggtacttgtactttacttgagtctttttctttcatgctcttttctacatttactcaggtacatttcatttacacTACATTCATCTGACGGCTTTTAGTGACTAGTTACTAgattttttgcattaaaaaacatatgaagagtttgTAAGATGTGATACTTTGTTATCAATTAAACTACCCAACGGTTtaacaagtacagctgaaacgattagttgACGGACAGATAATTAACTggcaactattttaataatagTTTCAGTCAAtagattaatggagaaaatatttAGCAGATTtatccagaatgaaaataataaatcaaatcaaataaataaaagtagaTTAAACCATTACCTCAGGTGTAATCTCATAAATAACGGAACTCATTAATATAAATTGCACTTATTAACACATGAGAGAATGTATTTAATTacttaagtttaaaaaaatgaatcgATGACtgatgatttgtttgttttgtgcgctccctgctggctgcagtctGCTAGCTCACAGCTGTGGTGACTACATTAATAAGTGGATTTAGGATCTTCTGaggaaagacaaacagtgtCCACTGAAAGTGCCTGAAAATGAGGCTAAAATGTCATTCTTCACCTCCAGTTGACAAAACAGTATCACGCTtttactttttaacattttaagtacatttccATGACTGTACTTTAAGTATTGAAGTAACTTCAATTTTAAATATACTTACTTTTACTAATAgtagagtatttttacagcgTAGTATTAGTACTTTTGCTGAAGTAGGggatctgaatgcttcctccaccactgttgttatacatataaaatatatacatactACCTAATTTCCCTTGATTCCAGGCATAAAACCAATGTGATGACTGTGTCTTATTTCCCAGAGGTCCGTGAACGCGCCTCCCGTCAGTTGGAGTAACCTGCTCCAGTTTGCGTCAACAGCCGCTCCGGTGTgctcgtttgtttgtttgacgGGTTGCTTCGGCACGTTAGCGGGAGGGAGACCGACGGGCCCGGCTGCTGTCCACAGAGGTCCGGTGAGTCCACACTCCACATGTTGTTAATGTTGCGGTTGTTGTCATCATTATTAGCTAAGTTGGGTGAACTTGCTCTGCCCGCTAGCTATCGTAGCTACATGCAAATGCACCATTACATGTATGCACTCATTATCGGACACAGACCCGTCTGTCGCACAATTTCTCCTTCTTGTCACAACTAAGCGACCACACActctgtttgtcactgtttaacCACAGCTTCTGCAATTTGAGTCAAATTTATTAACGATAGAGCCCCCCATTGCTGGACAATTTACTGAAATTACATAGCCACAGCTGGGCTTTGTGCCGTGGCCGATAATGGAAACAGGGTTTCCCCCCTCATCAGTAATCCCCCACCAAGCCAATAACGGGGATACATCAACGTTTTGGAAGAGAGCCACCGATGCGTTGTTTTTGTAACTGTTTTAACATTAACGGctgatttatt
This region of Chelmon rostratus isolate fCheRos1 chromosome 22, fCheRos1.pri, whole genome shotgun sequence genomic DNA includes:
- the LOC121625945 gene encoding proline-rich protein 36 — encoded protein: MSTCQLTSDPRTMDLRLQANPQLHYRVNGGAGRNSRPGEDDALQFLSQEEQECLQFFEETIDSLEDSLEENNRRPGQVKPPASSSSPVEEVDGPLCSSPNTSVIVSSLLARHPSPKDQDIIDLVRPEPDLVQTKDSSFNPTSPDFQSMMPTPESHFEIKPRRDPMDSLPSEYNPALPSGSYGLTDSHPSYHPPGSIPTPVLIAQKIAENQAGGTSNFMPSSVLRQSSTESEKSPSYSTDLPVKHGPPTSTKPTRFPANISVILGNKEHQTQSLANVNIQERQAQMLANLTGSHPLLQEDPQPVMEQKARNVPRRSISFKDPTPDKSRMEALSKLGLTRNRAMSGGMSLLVTPDSTSPDPLTGAETSAKPLEASVPPTTEISTKLPEANVTPPRQSQIYMDRKSEILRTNSLKSREYRNPQPSPSPPAVTQSSYYPPPLETKAPVSPPPEVTSLEFNSYGGKSIVVNPSASSRSEPATPPATVEPKVLPPVLANPSEFNNYGGKTKVMIPVPAGTRSDLPDILSSHIDKSQTFPAKSELLPTELNSYGGKSLTINPSTGLNRPSKSPARNLKAPAPTPATRPPRHSYHGAVSPQKAAERALSPDHKRRSGSMFRPQGITVQFSGRGATDDSRREALRKLGLLKES